In a single window of the Longimicrobiaceae bacterium genome:
- a CDS encoding S1/P1 nuclease → MKRRWIAAMALAGQLFALPAHAWDEFGHQVIARIAWENMSPQARAAAAALLSNAPEGSGLREMFPARGTDAARRRTFFVEASTWPDVVRSDRFPERRSLYHRSNWHYVNFFFEETPQGPRDRPDLRPDTVNVVERLGVLQRWVVDLDRPSAQRATDLAWILHLVGDLHQPLHSVARVTATEPRGDQGGNLFRLDGRSTLHSYWDGAVTRAYPARPGEAEHAHVDRVARALMERHPRSGFTEAQLAQGAYEAWARAGLETAKAQVYDTPRGQEPDAAYREATRATAETAATLAGYRLARLLDRTLAGR, encoded by the coding sequence ATGAAGCGACGCTGGATCGCGGCCATGGCGCTGGCGGGGCAGCTCTTCGCCCTGCCGGCGCACGCCTGGGACGAGTTCGGGCACCAGGTGATCGCGCGGATCGCGTGGGAGAACATGAGCCCGCAGGCCCGGGCGGCGGCCGCCGCGCTCCTCTCCAACGCCCCGGAGGGCTCCGGCCTCCGGGAGATGTTCCCCGCGCGGGGGACGGACGCGGCACGGCGGCGGACCTTCTTCGTGGAGGCGAGCACCTGGCCGGACGTGGTGCGCAGCGACCGCTTCCCGGAGCGGCGGAGCCTGTACCACCGCTCCAACTGGCACTACGTCAACTTCTTCTTCGAGGAGACGCCGCAGGGCCCGCGCGACCGGCCCGACCTGCGCCCCGACACCGTGAACGTCGTGGAGCGCCTGGGCGTGCTGCAGCGGTGGGTGGTGGACCTCGACCGGCCGTCGGCCCAGCGCGCGACGGACCTGGCCTGGATCCTCCACCTGGTGGGCGACCTGCACCAGCCGCTGCACTCGGTGGCGCGGGTCACGGCGACGGAGCCGCGGGGCGACCAGGGCGGGAACCTGTTCCGCCTGGACGGGAGGAGCACGCTGCACTCGTACTGGGATGGCGCGGTCACCCGCGCCTACCCCGCCCGGCCGGGGGAGGCGGAGCACGCCCACGTGGACCGGGTCGCCCGCGCGCTCATGGAGCGCCACCCGCGGAGCGGCTTCACCGAGGCGCAGCTCGCCCAGGGAGCGTACGAGGCGTGGGCGCGCGCGGGGCTGGAGACGGCGAAGGCGCAGGTGTACGACACGCCGCGCGGGCAGGAGCCGGACGCCGCGTACCGGGAAGCGACGCGCGCCACCGCCGAGACCGCCGCCACCCTGGCCGGGTACCGGCTGGCGCGGCTGCTCGACCGGACGCTGGCGGGCCGCTGA